The stretch of DNA CGAGAAAATAGATCCGATTTTCGTCGCGGGCAAATCCGGACGACGCGCCGAGCCCCGGGTGGAACCTCCAGCGGACCGACCCGATTCGCGCATCGAGGGCGTAGAGGAACCCTTCGTTCGACGTCGTGAGAATCGCATTGCCGAAGACCGTTGGTGCGGTCGGGACCTTGATTCGGATTCTCGGCGCGCGCGCAACCGACCCCGCCTTGTCCTCGTGGCGGATATCGGTTTCCCACATCTGGGTACCTTCGGACTTGGAGACCGCATAAACGAACCCGCGCGACGACGCGACGATGAGATATTCGCCGACCGATGCGGGGCGCGAAATGCCACCCACGCGGTCGGATTTCCACACGACCTCGCCGGACGCGAGGCCGAGTTTGTAAAGCGCGCCGTCGTACGCGGCGATGTACAGCGCGTCGCCCTCGACAAGCGGCGAGGCATCGACATCCGCCAGTCGCTCGTCGATTTTGAGCAGGTTTTTCCAGATTTCCTTGCCGGTCTTTGTGTCGATCGCCGCGACGTAGCCGTCGGAAAATCCCGCGTACAGCACGCCGTTTTGCAGAACGGGTGTCGCCACTCCGCGCACGCTGAACGTGGCGGAAAGATCGCGTTGATACATCCACTTCCAGGCGCCGGTCGCGGCGTCGACGGCGTATACGCGATTATACGAGGTTGCGACGTAGACGTACTTGCCGTCGTAGGCCCCGCCGCCCATGACCTCGCCGCCAAGTTGAAAGGTCCACTTTGCGAAACCCGTGGAGCGATCGATTCCGTACACCATGCCGTCCGAATCGCCGAACGCGACGACTCCGCCGGCCGCCACGGGTTGCCCCTCGACAGGCCCGAACGCCTGGAACTTCCACACGGGGACGCCGTTTCGAGCGTTCAGGGCGAAACACGTTCCGTTCGTCGCGCCCACGAAGATCCGACCGCCGTCCACAAGGGGCTG from Deltaproteobacteria bacterium encodes:
- a CDS encoding PQQ-binding-like beta-propeller repeat protein, producing MKLRIRARALALALILLAGCASAPRVPTPLPDSSLSELSATNLPLRVDWISPVGVPPLESPVFHPLEYAQPLVDGGRIFVGATNGTCFALNARNGVPVWKFQAFGPVEGQPVAAGGVVAFGDSDGMVYGIDRSTGFAKWTFQLGGEVMGGGAYDGKYVYVATSYNRVYAVDAATGAWKWMYQRDLSATFSVRGVATPVLQNGVLYAGFSDGYVAAIDTKTGKEIWKNLLKIDERLADVDASPLVEGDALYIAAYDGALYKLGLASGEVVWKSDRVGGISRPASVGEYLIVASSRGFVYAVSKSEGTQMWETDIRHEDKAGSVARAPRIRIKVPTAPTVFGNAILTTSNEGFLYALDARIGSVRWRFHPGLGASSGFARDENRIYFLANGGNLYAMSQGAPESVGP